The genome window CTTACATGAGATTCAcctgttttaattttaatcaaataCATATCTAGAGTTTACTGCTACACAAGTTTCCTATTATTTCAGTTAATTTAATACTCAAATTAATATTGAGTTAATCAGCAACACATTAAAAAACTGTATTTCAAGGCAATGGTGCAACTCAGCGGAGTGCCTGCCTAACATacaccaggtttggttcccagttctgAAAATCACTCTCCTCCCCAAATATCTCTATTATAGAAATATACATTACACAATACCAAATAAAAAGCAAGATTAAAATCTGCAATACACCAAGGAACAACATTCTGAGTTGAACTGGTATTCTAGTGCTCTGGGGTACTCTTGCCTGTTGGGAATTTTAAAGTAAACCTAGtattctcaatagagaaaatgctTCATTTCATGTTTGGTTGGTATGAAAATAACACCTCTATTAGCCTCCATTCTGAAATTAAGTTATTAAAAAGTATTTCCCTTCAGTATTTGTTTCAAAACTCATAAACTAAGAGAGGCGGTACTTGTTACAAAAGTGGTGCACAGTTAAGGATGTAGCTTTTTcaaatgcttgcctggcatgaaaTGTTCAACCTCCAGGACCACAGAAGGGCTAactgcagtggtggcacacacctgtaaccgcagcacttgggaagctgaggcaggagctttGGGTTAcctagtgagactttgtctcaaaaaacagcaaaataGTACACAATAACTATTTCTCCAGTATTTGATGTAATATTTTTCCCATCTAGGTAAAACAGCCTATAGTTCCAAGTCCATTTGTAAAGAACTCCTTTTGCTCAGTCAACTGAAGCTGTGCACTCATGTACAGGGACCTTTTATTCTTGGGATTCCCCCAGCAGAGGCAACTCTTCTTCCAGCACCAATGTTTCCATACTTCTTTGACCATCCACCATGGATGATAAGTCTTGCCAAGACTGACTTTATTTAAATTGAACTTGGAACAGATGAATTCTTCTAAGTATTTCCCTATGATTTAAACATTTTGTTACTTTACTACTTTGTTACATTGTAAAGGAACTTAATtgtaaaatacattaaatttacCATGTCAACCATTAAAAAGGGTACAATTTGATGACTTAGTACATTTATAGTCTTGTTCAACCATTTGGTGCCAGAACATTTCCATTTACCCAAAATAAAACTCTACAACCATTAGGCAGTCACCTACCTTCCCTTGTCCCAAGTTCCCAGTAACTTCTAAATTAGCTTAGTCTCTACAAACTTAcctattttataaaaacagaatcaTATACTTGtggtcttctgtgtctggcttgcttcatttggcatttttctttttggggggcacttttcaagacaggatttctgtgtgtagccctggctgtcctgtaactggctctgtagcccaggctggcctcaaactcagagatctgtctgcctctgcctcctgagtgctgggattaaagaagagcaccaccatctggctcacttagcatttttttcaatgtttatcAATTCCCGTGGTAATTTGCCACAGCCTCCCACCCGCCAGGGATTGCTGGTATTATCTACAGTGCTGCCCTCATCCTTTTAGTGATCGAAAAGTTGTTTTCCCAAAAATGTTGTATGTGATAGGCCGGATGAATAATGAACTAAAAGCAATCCCACTCCTGCTCGTTGgaatttgtttgttgtttttataagCAAGGCTATGTCTCAATAGTGGTTCTCCAACAGTATGTACAAAGCTACCCAAGAAAACTATTTCCCAGTGCAGACTGCTAGGTCTCAGGGCCAGAGATTACTGGTTAATTTAAATGAGCACCTCTGTGATGCTGAGGGAAAGCTTCCCACTGTGCTTCAGGATTCCTTTTCTCAGCTGAAACCAACCCAGGCAGAGGGCACTAAAGTGAAAGAGCCCATTTGTCCTAATTCTCCACATcttaaaaaaatcctaaaacttatttttaaaatgtttttgtttagttagcatacaaagcaGTGGGGTTCATTACCTATGTATCACTCTGGTTTGTCCCTTTCACCCATATTCCACTATCTTCTACCCAACCCAGAAACCTGGATGTCAGTCCGACAGTAGTTTATCTGCTGGGCCAAGAACAGTCTTCCCATGGTGACAccactttcttcctttccctaggAAAAGGCTGAGCAAGAAGCAACACGAAGTACCAGGGCAGACCCTTGCTCAACCATCATCCCTAAGAATTCCACTACAATGCAGCAGGAATGTTTCAGCAACTTTGGGACTACTTTTTAAAAGAGCTTGTTTAAATAAGAAACTAGCTGCCAGTATGATTGGGTCTCTTCTCAGAAGACACGTAGTTATTTACTGTGGACACGGAACTGCTCAATGTGGGGcattgagaaaaaaaagtcacattcCCTCCCAGTAACTAACGGCTTCCAAGCTGACATGACTTCTTTTTAGATCTAGCAATGGAAGGGTGGCCACACCCACTTAGAAGGtgattctgtttctttatttattttttattttccggagttgaggaccgaacccagggccttgtgcttgctaggcaagtgctctaccactgagctaaatccccaaccccgtgaTTCTGTTTCTAAGTCTTCTAATTCATGGTtacctttaaaaacacaaaactatataGATGTAGTATTAATCATATTTCAAAGAAGCTCAAAGaactaaaatatttctcttttacattaagaaacaaaaaccccATAAATTACATTCTGCAAAACACTACATAACAAAATTCCCATAAAAATCACATGCAGCACTTTTTCAAAACCAGGGCAACTGCtttaccttcttctgacctggaCAACCATCTGCCTCAATGTATCATCTTTATGATGACCCAAAATTAGATAAATCACAGCAAAAATTAAAGTTTTCATCTTTAATGAAATGACTTTGGAAATAACGTACATTTCCATGACACCAGCACTACAGTTTTTGGAGTCACAGTCAGATACACAGAATTACATCCGTAATTACTATGAATGCCAACATTTCAGGCAGTAATTTCTGTTACATGGCAAACAAGATCAAGAAAGCAACCATCAAACAAAAGAGACCCATAGCTTCAGACAAGGCAAATCCCAGGATAGCGTATGAGAAGAGCTGCTGCTTCAGTGAAGGGTTTCTAGAAGAGACACAACACAACAAGGTGACTGTCACTTTTAAATCTTAACATCAGCATTTGGTAAATGATAAAGAATCAGATAACCAGTATGATCTTCGAAAACTACAAAGTTCTATGGAGGTGCTATCGCCCTCCACTACTTTGCTTCTGTctctcaaaatcttttttttttttttaacccacccCTGATCATGTGGCATAAAGTTAGGGAGCCATCTTTGCATGCAAATATAAGTGCTTAGTTTACACCCATTGTGAGGGGTCCTGGATtcttgaggctggcctcaaacttgtgatccctTTGCCTCTCCTGGCTGGTTGGGGTTACAGGCTTGTGCCCCAACCTTCTCACCTCTTTAAGTGACTACTGCACACGTCACAAAATATAATGCAAGACACACAACAGGCACCTCAAAGGAGTTACTATTATTCCACTACTTTCCTATTTCCAATTCCAGCTTGCCTTGGTTTCTTTAACGTACTCTGGGGCAGAAGTGATTACCTGGCATAACCAATGATAAGGCTGCCAAAGACTGTTCCAATACCAGCACCAGACCCAGCAACTCCTACTGTTGCAGCACCCGCACCAATGAACTTGGCAGCAGTGTCAATGTCTCTGCTGATTACACTGGTCTGAAACTCCCTTCGGATCAGCTGACACATACCATTCTGGGCCCCATTAAATACCGTAGAACCCTGGGAACAGGAAATAAGGCAAAGGTCAATCAATAATCACATCTATTAACTACTATACTGCCAAAACAGTAAGTTCTTTATATTGTAGCTTGGTGTGAATGAATAATTGCATGgcacaatgaaaaagaaaaccaagaacttGGAATAATGCTTATCTTGTATAAGATAATTAACAATCTACACCTTCTAGGTTGTTAACAATTATAAAACAGAATATATGAGTATATTTTTCAACAGAGCAGGCTCTTTTTGATAGTCATGACTATTTTAATCTTAAATACAGATAACTCAAAACTACAGACTTAAATATAAATGCCGACTAAAATATCTATTTGCTAATTCAGGAGGCTGTCTTGGCCACCAGAGTTCCTCTCAGTGGCTCTCATTCTACATATTGTTTAATAGAGGTGGAAAGAGACTACCCTGGAGCCGTTCATTCATTATATTCACCCTCCACTCTAACAAACTTGTACATTTCTATTGTCAGTACTTACCTCTCCGGTCCTAGTCTCGGGCCGAGATAACACTGATGCAGAAATTGGTCTATATGCAACTCTGGATCCAGCTCGGATCTATtagtggaaggaaaggaaaaaattcaaGTATAAAGAATACAGAGGAGTCTTCTTGCAACCATAAATTctaaaggagaaagcagaagggaAAACGAGCAGAGCTTTTTATTTATCTGCACAATTATCTTGGCTGTTTGGTCCTTTTGAATACACAAAGCCAACCCAACACGACTTCATGCTAATGAATTGTAAAACCTGCTACCTAATCTATTTGTGAATTAAAATCCTAAGAACAATTAGTTAAAAAGTGACTGGCGGTGCTGTGGAAGTTTCAGTAAGTGTAATGCTGTAAGTCAAGTCAGTTTACGTGGGCCAACAATATTAGGAGTGTCACTCTGAATGCTGTCATTTaaaatagttcagcagttaatAGAGCTCCCACTATTTCCAAAATATTCCTAAATGCCTATTAATCAGAAATTTACTAGAGTTTAAGCAGTTCGATGGCAGCTGTAACAATCGGTGACATGCTCTCACTATAAGGACATCTTGCATTCTAGCCTCTCTGCCCTTGAGTGTCTGTCCACGGACACTAAGGTCACGGAAAAAATCCCTTCAGAACCAGGCCCTGATTCCCTAGGACAAATCCTTTACAGATTCTGGCTTTCACTTAAAAGTCTCTCAAAAGAAAGCGTCAgggctccccaccaccaccttcctCCGCCCACACAGGGAAGCAAAGTCCCTCCCTCTGCAGCGGCCAAGTTTGACCTACAGACAGACACGCATGGCGAGCGCTGCAGAGGCAACTAGGCCTCGGCGGCACCCTCGGAACTCCCAGTACCCCGACCTTCGCGTCGACCCCAACTCCCCAGGGCCccggaggtgggggaggggcgcgctccaggaggaagagggaggcagtGACCTAGGCCGGGCGGGCCTGGCGGGCCTCGGGGGACGCATGGCGGGGGCCGGTCTGCGGGGCCCcagggttgggagggagggagggagggagggaggggaggacatCGGGGCAAGGGTGAAGGAGAGCCGGTCCCTCGGCGTGTCCGCCGGGCCGAGGCCTGGGTTACGCACCAGAGCGGGGGTGCGGGCGAGCTTGGCGCAGGCGAACATCTTTCCTCCCGGCGGCGGCGCGGATGTGGGTGACAGGCGACGTGGGCTCCTCTCCCGCTTCCTCTCTGCGGAGTGAAAAAACGCGGCTTAAGGTCAAGCGTCCCCCCAGGGGCCTGCCCTTCCCACCCCGGGCCCCGAGGGCCCCCGCGCAAGGCCGTCGGCGTGGCCGCGTGCCCGGGAGGTGCAAGCCCGGTGGATGGGGCCCAGCGGCCCGCTCCGCCCCGGCCCTGCGCCCTCCGCTTACCTCCGCTTACCTcccgaggcggcggcggcggggacaACAGCGGCGGCAGAGGTCGAAGCAGTGGGGCTGGGCGCGCAGGCGCGCTACGGCTCTTATCCCCGCCGCAGCACCCGGATGGAGAAGGCGGGGGAAAGCCGCTCAAGGTCACTTTGTAATAACTTTATTGGTAACCGGTAGCGGAAGACAGTGACAGGCGCTCGGGTCGCCGGCTGGCGGGCAGGGAAATGAAAAGAGGGCTCGCAGAAGACGACCCGcaccctctccccgccccccggCGTTGTTAGTGTCACTAGCGGTGAAGATAATGTTTCATCTTTTTTCCGCCACTGCGGACCGAGCCTTGCACCTTGAACGCGCCAGACAGGGCACAGAGCTACGAGCCAACCCTCTTTTCACTTTTATTACAGACAGGGTGagttgcccaggcaggcctcgaacccgtgatcctgtttcagccttccaagtagctgggatcacaggtctgCGCCACCAGTCCATCCAGCgagattatttctttaaaaggacCCAGAAAAGGATGTTTAAAGACAGTTAATCCTTCTTTAGAAAGAAGGCCTGATTGGAAAGACTGGGATTACCAAATAAGCATTCCAGTGCTTTGcaattatgtagcccaggctggcctccaactcactgagatctcctgcctctgccttccaagtgctgggattaaaggcatttgccactgcGCTTGGCTTTCTTCCACTTTTACAATTGGAAGAATTAAGAGATTATAATGTACCATAATTTTGGACTAAGAAGTGTCTGAATATTCTTTAAAATCCATTCAGCACCTATTTTTGGTAACTTTGAACAAATCAGATGAATGTCTCAGATAAATGGCTgttacagatttaaaaaatttttttgagattataattacatagttttcctttcccatttccttcctccaaaccctcctacaTACTCCCCTTTTCaaattcatgtatgtatatgatgtattcctaaatataaaaatataatttcctcTGTCTGAATAACGGTTAAGTCATGGTGTT of Peromyscus maniculatus bairdii isolate BWxNUB_F1_BW_parent chromosome 4, HU_Pman_BW_mat_3.1, whole genome shotgun sequence contains these proteins:
- the LOC143272891 gene encoding uncharacterized protein LOC143272891, coding for MWVTGDVGSSPASSLRSEKTRLKVKRPPRGLPFPPRAPRAPAQGRRRGRVPGRCKPGGWGPAARSAPALRPPLTSAYLPRRRRRGQQRRQRSKQWGWARRRATALIPAAAPGWRRRGKAAQGHFVITLLVTGSGRQ
- the Atp5mc3 gene encoding ATP synthase F(0) complex subunit C3, mitochondrial, which codes for MFACAKLARTPALIRAGSRVAYRPISASVLSRPETRTGEGSTVFNGAQNGMCQLIRREFQTSVISRDIDTAAKFIGAGAATVGVAGSGAGIGTVFGSLIIGYARNPSLKQQLFSYAILGFALSEAMGLFCLMVAFLILFAM